In Microbulbifer agarilyticus, the DNA window GTATTGGAAGACCATGTGCCTGTCAGCATTTTCATGAAGGATATTGGCGAGGAAATTTGCCTGCTTAATAGTGAACGGGAGCTTCCGGAGCAGGTCGCACGGATTTCGGTACAGGTGCCGGAGGGTCATATTCCACTATCAATATTCACTGATGTTTTCGATTGCTTTTTTCGCTATCTGAGTGGCATTTTGTATGAACACTGTGCCTTCTCGCCAGACGATTTCTGGCGCTGCGTCGCGCGCTGCATCCAGCGCTATCAGGCGCAGCATCCTGAATATTCTGCGCTCTATGCGCAGTATGATTTGTTCGCGCCGCGGTTCGCGCATTCATGCCTGAATCGTCTACAGCTGCGTGATAACCAGCAGATGATAGACCTCACTGACCCCTCCAAGTTGCTGCAATTCGCTGGAGAATTGGAAAACCCGATTTATCCGTTCCGCGAGGTAACCCGCACTGAATTGGCTAGTGAAATTGAACAAGCGGTGTAGCAAGGAAACTGACATGACACAGAGCACCATGGATGGGCAGCCACGCATTGTTGCGATTGATTTGATGCGCGGTCTCGCCGTAATGATGATGGTATGCGTCCACACATTATGGATGTATGCCGATACCGCGACGCAAAGCAGTTCTTGGCTTGGCCAGGTTGTGCACTTTATGGGTAAGGGTACGGCGGTATTCTTGCTGTGCATGGGTATTTCTATGACGTTGTCGCGCCGCTCAAGCAGTGTTGCACTGCTCAAGCGAGGGCTGCAGGTTTTGGCCCTCGGGTTTGGCATGAACGCCCTGAAGTTCGTGGTGCCAATCAGCGTGTTTGTTACCATGCCCGAAACATTCATTCAGGCCTATGGATGGGAATCTCCTGTTACCTTTGGTCAACTGCGTTATCTGGTACTTACCGGGGACATATTGCAGTTGGCGGGAATGTCTTTACTAATCATTGGGCTGAGCAAGCGGTTACTCAGTGGTATATGGGCGCCCATGCTCGCGGGTCTTATGGTGATTGTTACTTCGAAGGTGGTCGCTGGCTGGCGGCCACCATGGGAGCAGGGGCACTACGTGGCGGATCTGCTGTTCGCAGACCACTTCCATGTGTACTTCCCAGTATTTCCATGGATAAGCTTTATTTTATTCGGCATGGGACTTGGGCGTCTTCTCAACTCAGAGAGAAGCATCCGTAAGTTGACATTGAAGCGGATGCTGCCAGCAGGTGTGTTATTGACGGCTCTGGGTGCCACTTTGTGCGCATATAACTTCGAATACCACTTTGCCGATTTCTTCCATCTTGGTCCGGGTGGCGCCATATACTTGTTAGGCCTTACCTTACTGATGTTCTGGCTTGCTCACCTACTGTGCGAGAAAGTTGATCTATCCAAGGCGATGCCATTGATTCGTTTTTGTAGTCGCCATGTGACATCACTCTACATTATCCAGTGGACATTGGTGTGTTGGGGGATGGGGCTGGTTGGCTTCCAGGCTCTGGGTACTGGGGAGACTGTACTGGCGATGGCAATATTGTTGTGTTTGACATTGTTGAGTCAAAAATTGATGAATCACACAGGTATCCTATGTCGCGAATACCTGCCAAAAATTCTTGAGGTCTTGCGAGGCCGGGTAAAAAGCTCAGGCATATAGACTGAATTACTAATGCTGGCATTTCCTTAGTGTCATAACGAGATGGATGATATGGGATATCTATATTTGGCAATTGCCATTATCGCGGAAGTTGTTGCAACCACTGCGTTGAAGGCATCGGATGAATTCTCCAAGGTTACGCCTAGTATCATCGTGGTTGTTGGCTATGGCGTTGCCTTCTACTTTCTTTCGCTGGTCCTGAAGACGATCCCTGTCGGTGTGGCTTATGCGATTTGGGCTGGCCTGGGGATCGTATTGATTTCGATTGTTGGGCTGGTTGTTTTCGATCAAAAGCTGGATTGGGCGGCAATCGTAGGGATATCGTTCATTATCATCGGCGTGGTAGTGATGAATATGTTTTCAAACACTCTGCGACACTAGGGGTATCTTTGGTTCATCCCCGCTGCATATCTGTCGATATATCCGCCAATTCCGGTATCGCGTAGCTGGCTTGGTAAACCACCCATGTTTAATGAGCTTCCCGTCAGGCATGGCTTAAGCTTAATGTTATGTTGTAACATACGGTTCTTTGTGAATCCTACATTTCAATGTAACTAGCTAGATTGGAGCCTGCTGTGATGGAACGTTTACCCGTAACTGTGCTTTCAGGTTTTCTTGGTGCCGGTAAGACAACCGTGCTTAGTCACATCCTCAATAATCGGCAGGGCAAAAAAGTTGCTGTCATCGTCAACGATATGAGCGAAATCAATATCGATGCAGCGACGGTGAAGAATGAAGTGTCACTCAGTCATCAGGAAGAGAAACTGGTGGAAATGAGCAATGGATGCATCTGTTGCACCTTGCGTGAGGACCTTCTGCTCGAGATTAATAAGTTGGCGCGCGACGGTAAATTCGATTACCTCGTGATTGAATCCACAGGAATCTCCGAGCCGCTGCCGGTTGCCGAAACATTTACCTTTGCCGATGAGGACGGCGTATCGCTATCCGATGTGGCGAGCCTGGATACCATGGTTACGGTGGTAGATGCGGCAAACTTCCTCAAGGACTATGACGAGGCTAAAGACCTGCAAGAAACCGGTGAGTCTTTGGGGGAAGATGATGAGCGTAGCGTGGCGGACCTGCTGATAGATCAGGTTGAGTTTGCCGATGTGTTGTTGGTAAGCAAAACCGATTTGATTGAGCAGTCTGAACTGGAGCGTTTGACGGCGATCCTGAAGGCGTTGAATACCCGCGCCCGCGTTATTCCTATCGAAAATGGCAAGGTGGACGTGAATGATGTGCTCAACACCGGCTTGTTCAATTTCGAGCATGCACAACAGGCACCGGGCTGGCTGAAAGAAATGCGCGGTGAGCATGTGCCTGAAACCAAGGAGTACGGTATCGGGAGTTTCAGCTATCTAGCCCGCCGC includes these proteins:
- a CDS encoding heparan-alpha-glucosaminide N-acetyltransferase domain-containing protein, which gives rise to MTQSTMDGQPRIVAIDLMRGLAVMMMVCVHTLWMYADTATQSSSWLGQVVHFMGKGTAVFLLCMGISMTLSRRSSSVALLKRGLQVLALGFGMNALKFVVPISVFVTMPETFIQAYGWESPVTFGQLRYLVLTGDILQLAGMSLLIIGLSKRLLSGIWAPMLAGLMVIVTSKVVAGWRPPWEQGHYVADLLFADHFHVYFPVFPWISFILFGMGLGRLLNSERSIRKLTLKRMLPAGVLLTALGATLCAYNFEYHFADFFHLGPGGAIYLLGLTLLMFWLAHLLCEKVDLSKAMPLIRFCSRHVTSLYIIQWTLVCWGMGLVGFQALGTGETVLAMAILLCLTLLSQKLMNHTGILCREYLPKILEVLRGRVKSSGI
- the zigA gene encoding zinc metallochaperone GTPase ZigA encodes the protein MMERLPVTVLSGFLGAGKTTVLSHILNNRQGKKVAVIVNDMSEINIDAATVKNEVSLSHQEEKLVEMSNGCICCTLREDLLLEINKLARDGKFDYLVIESTGISEPLPVAETFTFADEDGVSLSDVASLDTMVTVVDAANFLKDYDEAKDLQETGESLGEDDERSVADLLIDQVEFADVLLVSKTDLIEQSELERLTAILKALNTRARVIPIENGKVDVNDVLNTGLFNFEHAQQAPGWLKEMRGEHVPETKEYGIGSFSYLARRPFHPEKFYQLLHNTETYGKLIRSKGYFWLATRPEFAGQWSQAGGIAHYGYAGMFWKVVPKENWPTDETYLASIKENWVEPFGDMRQELVFIGQGLDQQAMTKALDECLLSEDELLRGKEYWKTLSDPFPMWGEA
- a CDS encoding DMT family transporter; the protein is MGYLYLAIAIIAEVVATTALKASDEFSKVTPSIIVVVGYGVAFYFLSLVLKTIPVGVAYAIWAGLGIVLISIVGLVVFDQKLDWAAIVGISFIIIGVVVMNMFSNTLRH